The DNA window CCTTATTAGCCACAGATGAGCTGAATGGTGTCTTGGTGATTCCCAGCGGGTTCTCCGCGGCATGGCTCTCCTCGGGGTCTCACGCCGCCGTTTTATATTTAGCCACGGACGGGATCTTCCCTAATCTCGCCGCGTTGATTCAAAATTACAGTGTCGGGGTCGTCTCCGGATGGGCTGGCGGGGAAGGACTCGTCACCTTGACGCCCCACTTTTGGTATAACAGCGAGATAGAGAGCCGTTATTCCATCCTGCCGGGAATCATGGCGATTATCATGGCCCTCATCGGCACAATGCTGACTTCTCTGGTGGTGGCCCGAGAGTGGGAGCGGGGCACGATGGAAGTTCTCCTTTCCACGCCCTTAAGTCCTTTCGAGATCCTTCTGGGAAAGCTGATTCCCTATTATCTGCTGGCGATGTTTTCGACGTTCTTTTCTCTGGGCGTCGCTGTAAGCCTCTTCAATATTCCCTTCCGAGGATCCTTTTTTATGCTTTTCTGTGTGGCTTCCCTTTTTATGCTCGCGGCTCTGGGGTAAGGGTTGATCATCTCAACCTACACAAAAAACCAGTATCTCGCTTCTTTCGCCGCGTTGTTGTCCGCGTTCCTTCCGGCGGCGCTGCTGTCGGGATTTGTTTTCGAGATCGACGCCATGCCTTTGCCTCAAAGGATCATCGCCGCGGTTCTGCCAGCTCGTTACTTGGTGACCTGTCTGCACACCCTCTTTCTTGCGGGGGACACTAAAGGCGTGCTCTTGCCCAACATGCTGAAGCTGGCGGCACTCGGAGCGCTCTTTCTGGGGTTCACCCTACGACATACTCCGAAGCGGTTGGCTTGACGCTATGGCTTCGCTTCGTGACTCATTTCGCCGCGTCATCACCTTGACGATGAAAGAGTCATGGGTCGTCATGCTGGACAAAAAGACTCGATTCCAGTTATTCCTGCCTCCTCTCGTCATGCTTTTTGTCTTCAGCTTCGCCATCACGATGGAGGTGAAAAACGCTTCTCTGGCGGTGTTAAACCGCGATTCCGGAGACCTGGGCCGTCAATTCGTCTCATATTTTTCCTCCGGTCCCACCTTTACCCGCGTCTTCGAGTTGAAAAGTGTTCAGGAAATCCGGCCGACGTTGGAAAATCAACAGGCCTTGCTGGTCCTCCACATCCCAGAAGATTTTTCGGCGAAACTTTTATTGGGACACCCGATTTCCGTACAAACTCTCCTGGACGGCAGAAAAGTCAACGCGGCCCAGATCGCCAACGGTTACGCCAATACCATCGCTCAGCGGTTCGAGTGGGATTTGCGCTTCGAATGGGGTCTAATAAAAGAACCCCTTTCTTCCGGTCCTCCACTGGAGGTACTCACACGGTATTGGTTCAACCCGAACCAGTCATTTCTGTGGTTCAACCTGCCGGTGCTGCTGGTGTTGCTGACCCAGATGATCGCCTTGATCGTGTCGGGAATGAGCGTCGCCAGGGAGCGGGAGCTGGGGACCTTCGAACAACTGCTAGTTTCCCCCCTTTCCTCGGTGGAGATCGTCATCGGAAAGGCATCCCCCGCCGTCTTTCTGGCGTTTTGCGAGGGCATCGTCATTCACGGCATCGCCCGGACAGTGTTTGGTGTCCCTTTCACAGGCAGTCTCTTACTTCTGGCGTTTTCTCTCTGGCTTTTCATTTTATCGGTGACGGGAGTGGGACTTTTCATCTCATCCATCTGCGACACGCAACAACAGGCATTCCTGGGCTGCTTCGCCTACATGGTGCCGGCGGTGCTACTTTCGGGATTTGTGGCACCCATCGAGAACATGCCCCGCTTTTTACAACTCTTGACATTGTTGAATCCCGCGAGACACATCATCAGGACCTCCTTGGGGATTTATTTAAAAGATTTATCTCTGTCAGCCATCCTGGAGGAAATCTTATGGCTCGGTGGCATAGCCGGGGTAACGCTGCTCTTTGCGGCGTGGTTCTTCAAGAAGAAAACGCGGTAAGCGATCATAAGGGAGCGGCAATGCATGAAGAAAATTTTGTTCGTTTTGATTTTGCTCGGCGTCGGATTAGGATGGATTTTTTACCGGGAGGGGATATTGGTTTTTTACGCTCCCTCCCCCAATAAGGAGTTGAAGCTCTTCGGAAACGTGGAGATCCGTCGAGTACTTTTGGGCTTTCGCGTCCCTGGCCGGCTTTTGGACATTTACTACGAAGAGGGGCAGCAGGCCGCCTCCGGCGATTTGCTGGGGAAGATCGACTCGTTACCTTATGAGGTTCGGCTAGCTGAAGCGCAAGCGAACCTGCGTCAGGCGCAGGCTAACCTGGAGAAGATGGAGAGCGGCTACCAGTCCGGGGAAATTCGTCAGTTCGTCGCCCGACGCGATCAGGTACGGGCATCCCTGAGCCTGGCTGAGAAAGACTACGAACGCCTGTCGAACTTATTCGCCCAGAGAGCCATATCTAAAAAGGACCTGGACGACGTAACTTCCGTTCGAGACCGGCTGAAAGCGGAACTGACCTCGGCGGAGTCCGCGCTGGATTTGATGCGTAAGGGTTACCGTTCGGAGGATATCAAGGCGGCGGTGGCGGCGGTGGAATTGGCTGAGGCGCGGTTGTGGGAGGCGAATATCGCCCTCTCCGACACGAAGCTCTACACTCCGGCGGAGGGCACAATCTTGACTCGGGTTGCGGAGCCTGGGACGATTCTGGCGGCAGGACAGGGAGTTTACGCTATGATGCTGAAAAGACCTGTGCAAGTGAGGTCTTACGTGACGGAGCCGCAATTAGGAAAAATCCATCTGGGCATGAGGGGGAAGATATTCACGGATTCCCACCCCGACCCCTTGGAGGGAACGGTGAACTTTATCGCTTCTGAGGCGGAGTTCACGCCTAAGCAGGTTCAGACGGAATCTCAGCGTGTGGACTTGGTCTACCGTATTCGCCTGCTGGTCGAGGACAACCTTGGGGATCGCCTGAAAAACGGTATGCCCGTGACCCTGTTTCTGGAGTGATCTCCATCGAGAACGTCTCCTTCGCTTTTAAAACACCGGCATTGAAGGGGATTACGGCCAAAATCCAGAGGGGGCGCGTCACGGGGCTCGTGGGCCCGGACGGCGCTGGGAAAACAACGTTGTTACGTCTGTTCTGCGGGCTTCTCGTTCCAACCGAGGGGCGTCTATCCATTTTGGGTGTCGACCCCGTTACTGAGCCCGCGGCGATTCACGTTCAGGTCGGCTATATGCCCCAACGTTTTGGACTCTACGAGGACCTTTCCGTGATGGAAAACCTAGATCTTCAGGCGAACCTTCGCGGAGTTTCACGAGGAGACAGGAGAAAGCGTTACGAGGAGCTTCTGAGCTTTACTGGTTTGGGGCCTTTTACAAAGCGCCTCGCTGGGCGTCTGTCCGGGGGAATGAAACAAAAACTGGGGCTGGCTTGTACCCTCCTTGCCCGGCCGCCCGTGTTGCTTCTGGATGAACCCGGCGTAGGGGTTGATCCTGTGGCGCGGCGGGAATTGTGGAGGATGGTGCGGGGACTTCTAACCCCGAATCGCGTGGTTGTGTGGAGTACCTCCTATCTGGATGAGGCCGAAGCCTGTGACTCCGTTTTATTGTTGAACGAGGGAGATCTGCTCTACGACGGGCCTCCGGCCGAT is part of the Synergistaceae bacterium genome and encodes:
- a CDS encoding ABC transporter permease subunit → MTKLLALVKKEGLQIVRDPSSILIAFVLPMVLLFLFGYGLSLDVKDIRLGIALEDQGWEARDLMMAFWGSPRFSPVVALTRQELFPLLATDELNGVLVIPSGFSAAWLSSGSHAAVLYLATDGIFPNLAALIQNYSVGVVSGWAGGEGLVTLTPHFWYNSEIESRYSILPGIMAIIMALIGTMLTSLVVAREWERGTMEVLLSTPLSPFEILLGKLIPYYLLAMFSTFFSLGVAVSLFNIPFRGSFFMLFCVASLFMLAALG
- a CDS encoding ABC transporter permease → MASLRDSFRRVITLTMKESWVVMLDKKTRFQLFLPPLVMLFVFSFAITMEVKNASLAVLNRDSGDLGRQFVSYFSSGPTFTRVFELKSVQEIRPTLENQQALLVLHIPEDFSAKLLLGHPISVQTLLDGRKVNAAQIANGYANTIAQRFEWDLRFEWGLIKEPLSSGPPLEVLTRYWFNPNQSFLWFNLPVLLVLLTQMIALIVSGMSVARERELGTFEQLLVSPLSSVEIVIGKASPAVFLAFCEGIVIHGIARTVFGVPFTGSLLLLAFSLWLFILSVTGVGLFISSICDTQQQAFLGCFAYMVPAVLLSGFVAPIENMPRFLQLLTLLNPARHIIRTSLGIYLKDLSLSAILEEILWLGGIAGVTLLFAAWFFKKKTR
- a CDS encoding HlyD family efflux transporter periplasmic adaptor subunit translates to MKKILFVLILLGVGLGWIFYREGILVFYAPSPNKELKLFGNVEIRRVLLGFRVPGRLLDIYYEEGQQAASGDLLGKIDSLPYEVRLAEAQANLRQAQANLEKMESGYQSGEIRQFVARRDQVRASLSLAEKDYERLSNLFAQRAISKKDLDDVTSVRDRLKAELTSAESALDLMRKGYRSEDIKAAVAAVELAEARLWEANIALSDTKLYTPAEGTILTRVAEPGTILAAGQGVYAMMLKRPVQVRSYVTEPQLGKIHLGMRGKIFTDSHPDPLEGTVNFIASEAEFTPKQVQTESQRVDLVYRIRLLVEDNLGDRLKNGMPVTLFLE